A genomic window from Halogeometricum borinquense DSM 11551 includes:
- a CDS encoding ankyrin repeat domain-containing protein translates to MDETTLLFYSIEEGDEEKFRDLINTVDINTLDESGDNLLHAAAAYGQDEFAKELIDRDIDINHRGKEGKTPLHYALEMGYEDMVRILLSEGADVTVTDDYGNQPLWSAVVNEETKDDIIQSLVAHGADPANQNDAGKSPRSIARRRDDQALIEIFTD, encoded by the coding sequence ATGGATGAGACGACACTCCTATTCTACAGCATTGAAGAAGGCGATGAAGAGAAATTTCGGGATTTAATCAATACCGTCGATATAAATACATTAGACGAGTCCGGCGATAATCTGCTCCATGCCGCAGCAGCATATGGACAAGATGAGTTTGCGAAAGAACTCATAGATCGAGATATCGACATCAACCACAGAGGTAAAGAAGGGAAGACACCGCTCCATTACGCGCTGGAGATGGGTTACGAAGACATGGTAAGGATTCTCCTTAGTGAAGGAGCAGATGTTACAGTAACGGATGACTACGGTAATCAACCGTTATGGAGTGCAGTAGTGAACGAAGAGACCAAAGACGACATAATTCAATCACTTGTTGCTCACGGGGCAGATCCAGCGAATCAGAACGACGCCGGAAAATCCCCCCGATCTATCGCCCGCCGCCGGGATGATCAAGCCCTCATTGAGATATTCACTGACTGA
- a CDS encoding Hvo_1808 family surface protein codes for MNISRSSLVPVVLALSLIISGCSAPVSDPSASWSWPEDPPTDRIGWEEGYWYNESIAVNQSDGLNETELDAFVARTMARVEHVRQLEFREEVPVEVISRKEYRNEANVFRAEPDSWQEQVYEASFLIGEDESVADVLNGLYGGAVAGYYTPGDDQIVIVSNSEQPKINRVTLAHELVHALQDQQFGFNPPQETHDARIADNGLYEGDAKYTESLYEERCADDWDCVPIPPAGAGGGASFDFGVYLTIYAPYSEGPEFVAALHERGGWKAVNDAYDNIPTTAEQIWHPEKYPDEGPTNADVPDRSSTEWSRFDRETVTTRLGEAYLYVMLWDTRAIDRQSLRQATGQYSRYNYTSGASAGWGGDTLVPYRSESGEFGYVWAIEWDTEADAEQFDERYRKLLLQLRMNAERIDSETYVIRDGPFADAFRVQQNGTRVTIVNAPSVEALDRVHASG; via the coding sequence GTGAACATTTCCCGCTCGTCACTCGTCCCGGTCGTTCTCGCCCTCTCTCTCATCATCTCGGGATGTAGCGCTCCCGTTTCCGACCCCTCGGCCTCGTGGTCGTGGCCCGAGGACCCGCCGACAGACCGTATCGGGTGGGAGGAAGGGTACTGGTACAACGAATCCATCGCGGTCAACCAGTCTGACGGATTGAACGAGACGGAACTGGATGCGTTCGTCGCGCGGACGATGGCCCGTGTCGAACACGTTCGCCAGTTAGAGTTCCGTGAGGAGGTTCCCGTCGAAGTAATCTCACGGAAAGAGTACCGGAACGAGGCGAACGTCTTCCGGGCAGAACCAGACTCGTGGCAAGAACAGGTGTACGAGGCATCTTTCCTCATCGGTGAAGACGAGTCGGTAGCTGACGTGTTGAACGGACTCTACGGCGGTGCTGTCGCGGGCTATTACACTCCCGGCGACGACCAAATCGTCATCGTCAGCAACTCCGAACAGCCGAAAATCAACCGCGTCACGCTGGCGCACGAACTCGTCCACGCGCTGCAAGACCAACAGTTCGGGTTCAATCCGCCGCAGGAGACGCACGACGCCCGGATCGCAGATAACGGACTCTACGAGGGAGATGCGAAGTACACTGAATCTCTGTACGAGGAGCGCTGTGCGGACGACTGGGACTGTGTCCCGATACCACCTGCCGGTGCGGGCGGGGGCGCATCGTTCGATTTCGGCGTCTACCTCACCATCTACGCGCCGTACAGTGAAGGTCCGGAGTTTGTCGCCGCCCTGCACGAACGCGGCGGGTGGAAGGCAGTGAACGACGCCTACGACAACATCCCTACGACGGCCGAGCAGATCTGGCACCCGGAGAAGTACCCCGACGAGGGACCAACCAACGCGGACGTTCCCGACCGGTCTTCGACCGAGTGGTCGCGGTTTGACCGTGAGACGGTGACGACCAGATTAGGGGAGGCGTACCTGTACGTGATGCTCTGGGACACCCGCGCTATCGACCGGCAGTCGCTGCGACAAGCGACTGGACAGTACTCGCGGTATAACTATACGTCTGGTGCGAGCGCCGGATGGGGCGGCGATACGCTCGTCCCATACCGAAGCGAGAGCGGCGAGTTCGGCTACGTGTGGGCAATCGAGTGGGATACCGAAGCCGATGCCGAACAGTTCGACGAACGCTACCGGAAGTTACTCCTCCAACTCCGTATGAACGCCGAACGCATCGATTCGGAGACGTACGTGATTCGAGACGGGCCGTTCGCAGACGCCTTCCGCGTCCAGCAGAACGGAACGCGTGTCACCATCGTCAACGCGCCGTCAGTCGAAGCGTTAGACAGGGTTCACGCCAGCGGATAG
- a CDS encoding nicotinate phosphoribosyltransferase — translation MDFDIVGTDAIRDGSATDAYFERTETTLRHAEKNPHVVAEVTADQFPDGDYELLAGVKDAAALLEGHDVDVDAIPEGRLFDGGPVMRIEGSYLDFGRFETSLLGFLSHASGVATAALDVRRAAPDSTVLSFGARHVHPALTAMIERSALLAGLDGISHVAAGDVLGREASGTMPHALLICFGRGNQEEAWKAFDEAVEESVPRVALCDTYSDETDEVLRAVEALGDDLDSVRLDTTSSRRGDFRHIVREVQWTLNAHDHESVDVFVSGGLGPSDLRHLRDVADGFGVGGYVSNANPVDFALDIVEIDGEPAAKRGKLTGVKEVYRTADGGHHVGLEDADSPTDAEPLLEPLIRDGEIVREFDLDAAAARARADAERCGYGAE, via the coding sequence ATGGACTTCGACATCGTCGGTACCGACGCGATTCGTGACGGGTCGGCCACCGACGCCTACTTCGAGCGAACGGAGACGACGCTCCGACACGCGGAGAAAAACCCGCACGTCGTCGCCGAGGTGACGGCCGACCAGTTCCCCGACGGCGACTACGAACTCCTCGCGGGGGTCAAAGACGCCGCCGCCCTCCTCGAAGGCCACGACGTGGACGTAGACGCCATCCCCGAAGGCCGTCTGTTCGACGGCGGCCCAGTCATGCGAATCGAGGGATCGTATCTCGACTTCGGGCGCTTTGAGACCTCTCTCTTAGGATTCCTCTCGCACGCGTCCGGCGTCGCTACCGCCGCCCTCGACGTGCGGCGAGCAGCCCCTGATTCGACGGTCCTGTCGTTCGGCGCGCGGCACGTCCACCCAGCACTCACCGCGATGATCGAACGAAGCGCCCTTCTTGCCGGTCTCGACGGTATTTCCCACGTCGCCGCGGGGGACGTTCTCGGCCGCGAGGCGTCGGGAACGATGCCGCACGCGCTTCTCATCTGCTTCGGGCGCGGAAACCAAGAGGAGGCGTGGAAGGCGTTCGACGAGGCAGTCGAGGAGTCCGTTCCCCGGGTCGCCCTCTGCGATACGTACAGCGACGAGACCGATGAAGTACTCCGCGCCGTCGAAGCACTCGGTGACGACTTAGACAGCGTCCGACTCGACACCACGTCCTCGCGCCGCGGCGACTTTCGGCACATCGTCCGCGAGGTACAGTGGACGCTCAATGCACACGACCACGAGTCCGTTGATGTGTTCGTCTCGGGCGGCCTCGGCCCGTCGGACCTACGACACCTCCGCGACGTGGCCGATGGGTTCGGTGTCGGCGGCTACGTCTCGAACGCGAATCCGGTTGACTTCGCACTCGATATCGTAGAAATCGACGGCGAACCGGCGGCAAAGCGCGGAAAACTCACTGGCGTCAAAGAGGTGTACCGGACAGCCGACGGCGGCCACCACGTCGGCCTCGAAGACGCTGATTCACCCACCGATGCCGAGCCGTTGCTCGAACCGCTGATTCGAGACGGCGAAATCGTTCGGGAGTTCGACCTTGATGCGGCGGCAGCGCGAGCGAGAGCTGACGCCGAGCGGTGTGGATACGGCGCTGAGTAA
- a CDS encoding TIGR00296 family protein encodes MSEAQTVRLTYDDGSRAVELARESVESYVLHGQREQPGSMRDAFYARTGAFVRIRSTRGRGRLRGCAGAYRGKDQLGHAIVDAAIQAASGDSCGSEIEPPELPNLNISVCIVCNHVLTNDPVADLELGTHGVAIDKDGKHGWLYPTIPVENGWSAEQFLTHACRKGGLSPLAWQDEDSMVTLFEGQVFRERTDGGSVEEL; translated from the coding sequence ATGTCCGAGGCGCAGACCGTTCGGCTCACATACGACGACGGGTCGAGGGCGGTCGAACTAGCGCGTGAATCGGTCGAATCGTACGTTCTCCACGGGCAACGAGAACAGCCGGGAAGTATGCGTGACGCATTTTACGCTCGTACCGGTGCATTCGTCCGAATACGATCAACGCGGGGACGCGGCCGCCTACGGGGGTGCGCTGGCGCGTATCGAGGGAAAGACCAACTGGGACACGCCATCGTCGATGCGGCGATACAAGCCGCATCGGGCGATTCGTGCGGGTCCGAAATCGAACCGCCGGAACTACCAAATCTCAACATTTCCGTCTGCATCGTCTGTAATCACGTTCTGACTAACGATCCTGTTGCCGACCTCGAACTCGGTACCCACGGGGTCGCTATCGACAAAGACGGCAAGCACGGTTGGCTCTACCCAACGATTCCCGTCGAGAACGGCTGGTCCGCAGAGCAGTTCCTGACGCACGCCTGCCGCAAAGGCGGGCTGTCACCGCTTGCGTGGCAGGATGAAGATTCCATGGTGACGTTGTTCGAAGGGCAAGTGTTCCGCGAGCGAACTGACGGCGGCAGCGTCGAAGAGCTGTAA
- a CDS encoding heavy metal translocating P-type ATPase, with amino-acid sequence MNRDSHDTEEAGHDHGRDHPPSSDDTEACGCDDGCDTDESSTSVASGFDGDGQTLRLSVPEMDCPSCAEKVTKSVRGDAGVRDVDAQPTTGTLYVQYDPTATDDSAVRSRVESAGYAIADEETVTFSVPEMDCPSCAGKVENSLDGVSGIVDFETQPTAGKVTIRYNPDEASRGDFVAAIEGAGYAVEDDGGADSPHDVWRSQRALKTWGGAAFLAVGLGLEFVVEGLDLVLAAPVGYEISVAWVSYTLAVLLAGIPILRNGYYSAKNLSLDIDLLMTAGIVGAMAVNMPFEAATLAVLFSVAELLERFSMDRARNSLRELMELSPDTATVLRNSGSSKTSQAEREEVVVPVEDVAVGETVIVRPGDRVPLDGTVTEGTSAVDESPITGESVPVDKEPGLEVFAGSIVEEGYLEIETTTPASESTLSKVVDMVEDANREKTEAERFIDRFARYYTPIIVVGAIATATVPPLLFEEPFRMWFVRALTLLVVACPCAFVISTPVSVVSGITSAARNGVLVKGGQHLEAMNDVDAVAVDKTGTLTTGELGVTDVVALNGNDESDVLGCAAAIESRSEHPIAQAIVEYAADRDVPERDIREFESITGKGVKAVLDDKVHYAGKPGLFESLGFDLEHTHVQADGGVRSDGGQAVEDARNCDHGRYLDLANEVVPRLQAEGKSVVLVGTEDEIEGVVAVADTVRPESAWAVSRLHDHGISQVVMLTGDNERTAQVIGERVGVDEVRADLLPEQKVEAVRELLAEHDSVAMVGDGVNDAPALAAATVGVAMGAAGTDTALETADVALLSDDLTRLPYLVDLSNGTSSVIRQNVWSSLVVKGALAVAAPLGIISVATAIIVGDMGMSLGVTTNALRLAGVDPESAVADAEADPGDAESSVDDSLADTSAA; translated from the coding sequence ATGAATCGGGACAGTCACGATACCGAGGAGGCGGGCCACGACCACGGCCGCGATCATCCACCTTCTAGCGACGACACTGAAGCGTGCGGGTGTGATGATGGCTGTGACACGGATGAGTCGTCCACATCCGTAGCGAGTGGGTTCGACGGCGACGGGCAAACGCTTCGGCTGTCAGTGCCGGAGATGGATTGTCCCTCGTGTGCGGAGAAGGTCACAAAAAGCGTCCGTGGTGATGCGGGCGTTCGTGACGTAGACGCGCAACCGACGACGGGGACGTTGTACGTTCAGTACGACCCCACGGCGACCGACGACAGTGCTGTCCGGTCACGCGTCGAAAGCGCGGGCTACGCTATCGCTGATGAGGAGACGGTGACGTTCTCCGTCCCGGAGATGGACTGTCCCTCCTGTGCCGGAAAGGTGGAGAACTCCCTCGATGGTGTCTCTGGCATCGTTGACTTCGAGACGCAACCGACGGCTGGGAAGGTGACGATCCGCTACAACCCCGACGAGGCCTCGCGTGGTGACTTTGTGGCCGCTATCGAGGGTGCGGGCTACGCCGTCGAAGATGACGGAGGAGCGGACTCTCCGCACGATGTGTGGCGGAGTCAACGTGCACTGAAGACGTGGGGCGGTGCAGCCTTCCTCGCTGTCGGCCTCGGACTGGAGTTCGTTGTAGAGGGACTCGATTTGGTTCTCGCCGCGCCGGTCGGGTACGAGATCAGCGTTGCGTGGGTCTCGTACACGCTCGCCGTTCTCCTCGCGGGTATCCCCATTCTGCGGAACGGCTACTACTCAGCGAAGAATCTGAGTCTGGATATCGATCTGCTCATGACTGCGGGTATCGTCGGCGCGATGGCGGTCAACATGCCGTTCGAGGCGGCGACGCTCGCAGTCCTGTTCAGCGTCGCGGAACTACTCGAACGCTTCTCGATGGACCGCGCGCGCAACTCCCTGCGGGAATTAATGGAGTTGTCGCCCGATACGGCAACAGTTCTCCGTAATTCCGGTTCCTCGAAGACATCCCAAGCGGAGCGCGAGGAAGTCGTCGTCCCCGTCGAGGATGTGGCCGTTGGCGAGACCGTGATCGTCCGCCCCGGTGACCGCGTTCCGCTTGACGGCACCGTAACCGAAGGAACCTCTGCGGTTGACGAGTCACCGATTACGGGCGAATCCGTCCCCGTAGACAAAGAACCGGGTTTGGAGGTGTTCGCCGGGAGCATCGTCGAAGAGGGCTATCTCGAAATCGAGACGACCACGCCGGCGAGCGAATCGACGCTCTCGAAGGTGGTCGATATGGTCGAAGACGCCAACCGCGAGAAGACCGAGGCCGAGCGGTTTATCGACCGGTTCGCCCGGTACTACACCCCGATCATCGTCGTCGGTGCCATCGCCACAGCGACGGTACCGCCGCTTTTGTTCGAGGAACCGTTCCGCATGTGGTTCGTGCGCGCACTCACCCTCTTGGTGGTCGCCTGCCCCTGCGCGTTCGTCATCTCGACGCCTGTTTCCGTTGTCTCCGGTATCACCTCGGCGGCGCGTAACGGCGTTCTCGTGAAGGGCGGTCAACACCTCGAAGCGATGAACGACGTTGACGCTGTCGCCGTGGACAAGACGGGGACGCTCACGACCGGCGAACTCGGCGTCACCGACGTGGTCGCCCTCAACGGCAACGACGAGTCGGACGTTCTCGGCTGTGCGGCCGCCATCGAATCACGCAGTGAACACCCCATCGCACAGGCTATCGTGGAGTACGCCGCCGACCGCGACGTGCCAGAACGGGATATTCGGGAGTTCGAGTCCATCACCGGCAAGGGCGTGAAAGCCGTCCTCGACGACAAAGTACACTACGCCGGCAAACCTGGTCTGTTCGAGAGTCTCGGATTCGACCTCGAACACACGCACGTCCAAGCGGATGGTGGCGTGCGGTCCGACGGCGGACAGGCCGTTGAGGACGCACGCAACTGCGACCACGGACGCTATCTCGACTTGGCGAACGAAGTCGTCCCGCGTCTACAAGCCGAAGGTAAGTCGGTCGTTCTTGTCGGCACCGAAGACGAAATAGAGGGTGTCGTCGCCGTTGCCGACACAGTGCGTCCTGAATCGGCGTGGGCCGTTTCGCGCCTTCACGACCACGGCATTTCGCAGGTCGTGATGCTCACCGGCGACAACGAGCGCACCGCGCAAGTCATCGGTGAACGCGTCGGCGTAGACGAGGTCCGTGCCGACCTCTTGCCCGAACAGAAGGTCGAAGCCGTGCGCGAACTGCTTGCCGAACACGACTCGGTAGCGATGGTCGGCGACGGCGTGAACGACGCGCCCGCTCTCGCCGCCGCGACGGTGGGCGTCGCCATGGGTGCTGCCGGAACGGATACGGCATTGGAGACGGCCGACGTGGCCCTTCTCTCAGACGACCTGACGCGACTGCCGTACCTCGTTGACCTCTCGAACGGCACCTCATCCGTCATCAGACAGAACGTCTGGTCGTCACTTGTCGTCAAAGGTGCCCTCGCGGTCGCCGCACCGCTCGGCATCATCAGTGTCGCCACCGCTATCATCGTCGGGGACATGGGTATGAGTCTCGGCGTGACGACGAACGCGCTCCGACTCGCAGGTGTTGACCCCGAGTCGGCAGTTGCGGACGCGGAGGCTGACCCTGGGGACGCGGAGTCGAGCGTGGACGACTCTCTCGCTGATACGTCAGCCGCGTAA
- a CDS encoding matrixin family metalloprotease yields MSARRSPAVALVLLLVLSGCLAPFSGAESPIPVGDETPSATTSTEQAAARTATQNPSTTAAPTGASPWGDDPIVVAVSDPEHTGRDWTPLVRQAAAYWETNAEQYAGYTVEYEVRPDAANPDIVVEFVDDVPDCDGAEDAAGCAPLITDRRQIDTPETVSIQTRFSNDSTVLVLEHEFGHTLGLTHDDAPADVMASRSVLYTTPQPNATERAFPWDDGEFTVYVDSANATKSEQAREQVQHALDYYERGAEGMPNNLTFTVVDDAENADIVVGFSDESPCSPDAASCGATRGWDPDGDGVVETYSNLRIVLVDLDTDAVGWHTGYWLAFGFGAEDDAEKPDPFRDASYRERRNEWWE; encoded by the coding sequence ATGTCCGCTCGCAGGTCCCCAGCAGTCGCACTCGTTCTTCTGTTGGTCCTCTCGGGTTGTCTCGCACCGTTCTCGGGCGCTGAATCCCCCATTCCCGTCGGCGATGAGACGCCGAGCGCAACCACGTCTACGGAACAAGCTGCCGCGAGGACGGCGACTCAGAACCCTTCCACCACCGCCGCACCGACTGGTGCGAGTCCGTGGGGCGACGACCCAATCGTCGTCGCCGTCTCTGATCCGGAACACACCGGACGCGACTGGACGCCACTCGTTCGACAAGCCGCGGCGTACTGGGAGACGAACGCCGAGCAGTACGCTGGATATACTGTCGAATATGAAGTGCGTCCGGACGCGGCGAATCCCGATATCGTCGTGGAGTTCGTCGATGACGTGCCCGACTGCGACGGTGCCGAAGACGCCGCGGGGTGCGCGCCGCTCATTACCGACCGGAGGCAGATAGACACCCCCGAGACGGTTTCCATCCAGACGAGGTTCTCGAACGACTCGACTGTCCTCGTCCTCGAACACGAGTTCGGCCATACCCTCGGTCTCACTCACGACGACGCGCCCGCGGACGTGATGGCGAGTCGCTCGGTGCTTTACACGACGCCACAACCGAACGCCACCGAACGGGCGTTCCCGTGGGATGACGGCGAATTCACCGTCTACGTAGACTCAGCGAACGCGACGAAATCCGAACAGGCGCGCGAACAGGTCCAACACGCTCTCGACTACTACGAACGCGGTGCTGAGGGGATGCCGAACAACCTCACGTTTACCGTCGTTGACGACGCCGAGAACGCGGATATCGTCGTCGGCTTCTCGGATGAGTCTCCGTGTTCGCCGGATGCCGCCTCCTGCGGCGCGACGCGAGGGTGGGACCCCGACGGTGATGGCGTCGTCGAGACGTACTCGAATCTTCGAATCGTCCTCGTGGACCTCGATACCGACGCGGTGGGATGGCACACTGGCTACTGGCTGGCGTTTGGCTTCGGTGCGGAGGACGACGCTGAAAAACCAGACCCGTTCCGCGACGCCTCCTACCGGGAACGCCGGAACGAGTGGTGGGAGTGA